One segment of Primulina tabacum isolate GXHZ01 chromosome 14, ASM2559414v2, whole genome shotgun sequence DNA contains the following:
- the LOC142523880 gene encoding uncharacterized protein LOC142523880, which produces MALYKDLYRRKCRSLIQRNEVRERVDIGLDNFQQTADLVVKIQDRMKMVHSRQNNYVDMGKRELKFSVGDYFFVTIAHMKRNYEPLQLTPNLSYEEKPMQILGRRERKLRNKFIKMVKEKWLNHPDEEATWETEADMRSRYPDLFGKY; this is translated from the exons ATGGCTCTCTACAAGGATCTTTAcaggaggaagtgtaggtcactGATTCAGAGGAATGAGGTCCGAGAGAGAGTCGACATTGGACTAGATAATTTTCAGCAAACTGCGGATTTAGTGGTCAAGATCCAGGATAGGATGAAGATGGTGCATAGTAGACAGAATAATTATGTAGACATGGGAAAAAGAGAACTCAAGTTTTCCGTTGGTGATTACTTCTTTGTCACGATAGCACACATGAAGAGA AATTATGAGCCACTGCAGCTTACTCCAAATTTGTCTTACGAGGAAAAACCAATGCAGATCTTAGGTAGGAGAGAGAGGAAGCTGCGAAATAAGTTTATCAAGATGGTCAAGGAGAAATGGTTGAATCATCCAgatgaggaagctacttgggagactgaagcCGACATGAGGAGCCGCTACCCAGATCTTTTCGGTAAGTactga
- the LOC142523879 gene encoding uncharacterized protein LOC142523879: MALYKDLYRRKCRSLIQRNEVRERVDIGLDNFQQTADLVVKIQDRMKMVHSRQNNYVDMGKRELKFSVGDYFFVTIAHMKRVMQFGKKKKIRPRFIEPFEILERAVALAYKVALPPNLAGVQNVFHISLLCMYMSNPLHVQNYEPLQLTPNLSYEEKPMQILGRRERKLRNKFIKMVKEKWLNHPDEEATWETEADMRSRYPDLFGKY, translated from the coding sequence ATGGCTCTCTACAAGGATCTTTAcaggaggaagtgtaggtcactGATTCAGAGGAATGAGGTCCGAGAGAGAGTCGACATTGGACTAGATAATTTTCAGCAAACTGCGGATTTAGTGGTCAAGATCCAGGATAGGATGAAGATGGTGCATAGTAGACAGAATAATTATGTAGACATGGGAAAAAGAGAACTCAAGTTTTCCGTTGGTGATTACTTCTTTGTCACGATAGCACACATGAAGAGAGTAATGCAGttcgggaaaaaaaaaaagatcaggCCAAGGTTTATTGAACCGTTCGAGATCTTGGAAAGGGCGGTAGCATTGGCATACAAGGTGGCCTTACCACCTAATCTAGCTGGAGTACAAAATGTCTTCCACATCTCTTTGCTCTGCATGTATATGTCAAATCCATTACATGTACAGAATTATGAGCCACTGCAGCTTACTCCAAATTTGTCTTACGAGGAAAAACCAATGCAGATCTTAGGTAGGAGAGAGAGGAAGCTGCGAAATAAGTTTATCAAGATGGTCAAGGAGAAATGGTTGAATCATCCAgatgaggaagctacttgggagactgaagcCGACATGAGGAGCCGCTACCCAGATCTTTTCGGTAAGTactga